In the genome of Fulvivirga maritima, one region contains:
- a CDS encoding polysaccharide pyruvyl transferase family protein, with amino-acid sequence MKLTYYESTNFGDALNPIIFPHYLPDFFDQDSDIEFIGIGSILGFREAQIAKRKIVFSSGYAYGSIPSLDDTYDIFCVRGPKTCEVLNIDKNLAVVDGAMLLRNMELNNEEKKYKFSFMPHWESELKFDWSHIANLSGINYISPTEDTELVIKKIKQSEVVIAEAMHAAIVADALRVPWIPVRSYKGINSFKWEDWCSSLEMSYNPYWIGSYYHNTDFMRGVIRDKMKVKIPNGLLSGILSSYEVYQDTFMMNKLVAKMEHIKTLEPQLSQTSILDSKVDQLLEKFQLIKKKY; translated from the coding sequence ATGAAATTGACTTATTATGAATCGACCAATTTTGGCGATGCATTAAACCCCATAATTTTTCCTCATTATTTACCAGACTTTTTTGATCAAGACTCAGACATTGAATTTATAGGAATAGGATCAATTTTAGGATTCCGAGAAGCACAAATAGCAAAAAGGAAGATAGTATTTAGCAGTGGTTATGCCTATGGAAGTATTCCTTCTTTAGATGATACTTATGACATTTTTTGTGTAAGAGGCCCCAAAACATGTGAAGTTTTGAACATTGACAAAAACTTAGCAGTAGTGGATGGTGCCATGCTATTAAGAAATATGGAGCTCAATAATGAAGAGAAAAAATATAAGTTCTCTTTTATGCCTCACTGGGAAAGTGAGTTAAAATTTGATTGGAGCCATATAGCAAACCTGAGCGGCATTAACTACATAAGTCCTACTGAAGACACTGAACTTGTTATTAAGAAAATAAAACAGTCGGAAGTAGTAATAGCTGAAGCTATGCACGCCGCCATTGTAGCTGATGCTCTAAGAGTGCCCTGGATACCTGTAAGATCATATAAAGGCATTAACAGTTTTAAATGGGAAGATTGGTGTTCATCCTTAGAAATGAGTTATAATCCATACTGGATAGGCTCATATTATCATAATACAGATTTTATGCGTGGGGTCATCAGAGATAAAATGAAGGTAAAAATCCCTAACGGTTTATTGTCTGGCATATTATCCTCCTATGAAGTGTATCAGGATACGTTTATGATGAACAAGCTCGTGGCTAAAATGGAACATATAAAAACCCTGGAGCCGCAATTAAGCCAAACCAGTATATTAGATTCAAAAGTAGATCAACTACTAGAAAAGTTTCAATTGATTAAGAAGAAGTATTAA
- a CDS encoding glycosyltransferase family 2 protein gives MFRINNPNWINKELLNVNSFDEYSTEFLTELKERLRKVVSDKPEVTVCIAAWNEEVNIVRCLDSLSRSKSKTPFDILVVNNNSKDRTQEVLDLLEVQNVFQPIQGCGISRELGQQTAKGEYVLLADADCLYPPLWVDVMMKYLNKPGVVVVYGKHSFLGDEIVPRWKFSFYELGKSVITEIRHIKRPYLNAYGMSMGYEKKYGLEEGFVTRNIRGEDGRMCLDLMKHGKIKMVRDGRSRVWTKERNFEKDGGLINSIEKRMWREAVRLSEYFKKPEPHDTKTSENNELTVDEYKSALKSKLGIKKSKSSK, from the coding sequence ATGTTTAGAATTAATAATCCAAATTGGATAAATAAGGAACTTTTGAATGTAAATAGTTTTGATGAGTATTCGACGGAATTCTTAACAGAACTAAAAGAACGCCTACGTAAGGTTGTGAGTGATAAACCTGAGGTTACAGTGTGTATTGCTGCCTGGAATGAGGAAGTGAACATTGTAAGATGTCTTGACTCATTAAGTCGTTCTAAATCAAAAACGCCATTTGATATTTTAGTGGTTAATAATAATTCAAAAGATCGTACACAAGAGGTTTTAGATCTTCTGGAGGTGCAAAATGTATTTCAACCTATTCAAGGCTGCGGGATCTCCCGTGAGCTGGGACAGCAAACAGCCAAGGGAGAATATGTGTTATTAGCAGATGCAGATTGTCTTTATCCGCCGTTATGGGTAGATGTAATGATGAAATACTTAAACAAACCTGGAGTGGTAGTGGTTTATGGTAAACATTCTTTTTTGGGTGATGAAATAGTGCCTCGTTGGAAGTTCTCATTTTATGAGTTGGGCAAGAGTGTTATTACCGAAATAAGACATATAAAAAGACCCTATTTAAATGCTTATGGTATGAGTATGGGGTATGAGAAGAAATATGGTTTAGAAGAAGGATTTGTTACCAGAAATATTAGGGGAGAAGATGGCCGAATGTGCCTTGACCTCATGAAGCATGGTAAGATTAAGATGGTTAGAGATGGCAGAAGCCGCGTATGGACCAAAGAAAGGAATTTTGAGAAGGATGGAGGATTAATCAATTCGATAGAAAAAAGAATGTGGAGAGAAGCTGTGAGATTGAGTGAATATTTTAAAAAGCCGGAGCCACATGATACTAAAACTTCGGAAAACAATGAGTTAACTGTGGATGAGTATAAGTCCGCCTTAAAATCGAAGTTAGGTATAAAGAAAAGTAAATCTTCAAAATAG
- a CDS encoding glycosyltransferase family 2 protein — MAINKSSTQKRLMNFAERKLRLFRDKFIRKYNNEQLPAEIYSEDQKFHSITFCITCMNRLFHLKETLKKNIEDNINYPHVEFVLINYNSQDGLDEWVKANMQKYIDQGILSYYYTNEPKNFHASIAKNLAHKVSEGEILCNLDGDNFTGKDFAFYINYMVNHHGENVLLHFRKKPFWGTEGRIVMSRDNFFKLGGYDETFLPIGHEDHDLINRAKAFGLEYHNIQVENFLRYLSNSTLEKSINCDDEPENYYNYESGNRKVSDDNIANNRLVANTEAGWGNIPLSKNFDNKFLKY, encoded by the coding sequence ATGGCAATAAATAAGTCTTCTACCCAAAAGAGATTGATGAATTTTGCAGAGAGAAAGCTAAGGCTTTTTAGAGATAAATTTATAAGGAAATATAATAACGAACAGTTACCGGCCGAGATCTATAGTGAAGATCAAAAGTTTCATTCCATTACTTTCTGTATCACTTGTATGAATAGGCTTTTTCACCTTAAAGAAACGCTGAAGAAGAATATAGAAGATAATATTAACTATCCTCATGTAGAGTTTGTATTAATAAACTATAACTCTCAGGATGGTCTTGATGAATGGGTGAAAGCCAATATGCAAAAATATATTGATCAAGGAATTTTGTCATATTATTATACCAATGAACCTAAGAATTTTCACGCTTCTATCGCTAAAAATCTGGCTCATAAGGTAAGCGAAGGCGAAATTTTATGCAATCTGGATGGGGATAACTTTACAGGTAAAGATTTTGCCTTTTATATAAATTATATGGTGAATCACCATGGTGAAAATGTTCTGCTTCATTTCAGGAAGAAACCATTTTGGGGCACAGAAGGAAGAATAGTGATGTCTAGAGATAATTTTTTTAAATTAGGAGGCTATGATGAGACCTTTTTGCCTATTGGGCATGAAGATCATGATTTGATCAATAGAGCTAAAGCTTTTGGACTTGAATATCACAATATACAAGTTGAAAATTTTTTACGATATTTAAGTAATTCTACATTAGAAAAATCGATAAATTGTGATGACGAACCAGAGAATTACTATAATTATGAATCAGGAAATAGAAAAGTCTCTGATGATAACATAGCTAACAATAGGCTTGTGGCTAATACAGAAGCTGGATGGGGCAACATCCCACTAAGCAAAAATTTTGATAATAAGTTTTTAAAATACTAA
- a CDS encoding glycosyltransferase codes for MNQPYNFENVGLLITHYNRSKSLERLLKTFRDFGVKFGQIVVSDDNSKEEHQKKINEIKDIYGFDYITTPQNKGLGNNINKGQDLIKTPYTLYVQEDFYPKESFPDKLVSTLQYMEEDKDLDVVRYYAYGSYPFMQDFKEGFATMNFKVTYPGYNKFYYYSDHPHLRRTSFFNKFGRYAEGHNPEQTEYRMMMSFLKNKGKGIFYKDHKDLFHHGNSEDEPSTMQRNSLRRSNNPVISFVRDIYRHLKFNFDYLF; via the coding sequence ATGAACCAACCGTACAATTTTGAAAATGTAGGTCTATTAATTACCCATTATAACCGAAGTAAATCTTTAGAGCGTTTACTAAAGACCTTCAGAGATTTTGGGGTTAAGTTTGGTCAAATTGTAGTTTCTGATGACAATAGTAAAGAGGAGCATCAGAAAAAAATTAATGAGATTAAAGATATATATGGCTTTGATTATATCACAACTCCTCAAAACAAAGGTCTGGGAAATAATATTAATAAGGGGCAGGATCTTATAAAAACACCTTATACATTATACGTACAAGAAGATTTCTACCCTAAAGAGTCTTTTCCAGATAAATTAGTAAGTACACTTCAGTACATGGAAGAGGATAAAGATTTAGATGTAGTGAGGTATTACGCTTATGGATCTTATCCTTTTATGCAAGACTTCAAGGAAGGTTTTGCTACTATGAACTTCAAAGTAACTTATCCTGGTTATAATAAATTCTATTATTATAGTGATCACCCTCATTTAAGAAGGACTTCATTTTTTAATAAATTCGGCAGATATGCAGAAGGTCATAATCCTGAACAGACCGAATACAGAATGATGATGTCATTTCTGAAGAATAAAGGGAAGGGGATATTCTATAAAGATCATAAAGATTTATTTCATCATGGAAATAGTGAGGATGAGCCTAGTACCATGCAAAGAAATTCTTTAAGAAGAAGTAATAACCCCGTAATTTCTTTTGTAAGGGATATTTATAGACATTTAAAGTTCAATTTTGATTATCTTTTTTAA
- a CDS encoding right-handed parallel beta-helix repeat-containing protein, translating to MLSTKNKTNQLVSVALLLLISSIFSCRSDDGFPGYQFEEKGTPGCTNVLANNYDSEASTNDGSCAPTDCSTCDFFISGSVYGFDGDEKGVRPGNIICLDASVTYEKPISISNVHGSAANPVIITNCGGQAIVDLPGKDYAIYIGKSSHFRVTGTGSNDHAFGIKLTNTKTQGISISDLSTNFEVDHMEISNVGFAGIMAKTDPYCDPATQRGNFTMRDVKFHDNYIHETGGEAMYIGNSFYASGKNTNECGVVYPHDIRGLEVARNRIINSGWESIQVGCAVEGASIHDNHIEHFGRENKNAQNNAIQLGEGTGGVCYNNYIADGPGNGIIVLGLGDNLVFNNVIVSPGKNGIFCDERYTTGPGFSFINNTIINPSVDGIKIYADKVDMNHIINNIIVNPGAFDEYESDNTSKTGNDSYIHKLSDNVKIDLRNNYFTRDINSVLFNQGSSDFELTAESPLIGVGEDVSDFGINFDFKGNKRPLGTGYEPGAIEMEY from the coding sequence ATGTTATCAACTAAAAACAAAACTAACCAACTCGTGTCTGTAGCATTACTTTTACTCATTTCAAGTATCTTCTCCTGTAGATCTGACGACGGCTTTCCCGGCTATCAGTTTGAAGAGAAAGGTACCCCCGGATGTACAAACGTACTTGCCAATAACTATGACTCAGAAGCTTCCACAAATGATGGAAGCTGTGCTCCTACAGATTGTTCCACTTGCGACTTCTTTATTTCAGGTTCCGTTTATGGCTTTGACGGTGATGAAAAAGGAGTTCGCCCTGGTAACATCATCTGTTTAGATGCATCCGTTACATATGAAAAACCGATAAGTATCTCAAATGTTCATGGATCTGCTGCAAATCCTGTAATAATTACTAATTGCGGAGGGCAAGCTATTGTGGATTTGCCTGGTAAAGATTATGCTATATATATTGGAAAAAGTAGTCATTTCAGAGTGACTGGAACAGGTTCTAATGATCATGCTTTTGGCATTAAGTTAACCAATACTAAAACTCAAGGTATTTCTATAAGCGATCTAAGCACTAACTTTGAAGTAGACCACATGGAGATTAGCAATGTAGGCTTCGCCGGAATTATGGCCAAGACTGATCCATATTGTGACCCTGCTACTCAAAGAGGTAATTTTACTATGAGAGACGTGAAATTTCATGACAATTATATTCATGAAACTGGTGGTGAAGCAATGTATATAGGTAATTCGTTTTACGCTAGTGGAAAAAATACTAATGAATGTGGTGTGGTTTATCCTCATGATATAAGAGGATTAGAAGTAGCTCGAAACAGAATCATTAATTCAGGTTGGGAATCTATACAAGTGGGGTGTGCTGTAGAAGGAGCAAGCATTCATGATAATCATATTGAGCATTTTGGAAGAGAAAACAAAAATGCACAAAACAATGCTATCCAATTAGGTGAAGGTACCGGCGGGGTATGTTATAATAACTATATTGCAGATGGTCCTGGTAATGGCATAATAGTGCTTGGCCTGGGCGATAACCTTGTTTTTAATAATGTAATAGTGAGTCCCGGAAAAAATGGCATCTTTTGCGATGAGCGGTATACAACCGGGCCTGGCTTTAGTTTTATTAATAATACCATCATTAACCCCAGTGTTGATGGTATTAAAATTTATGCGGACAAGGTGGATATGAACCATATCATAAATAACATTATAGTAAATCCAGGCGCCTTTGATGAATATGAAAGTGACAATACTTCCAAAACTGGCAATGACTCTTACATTCACAAATTAAGTGACAACGTGAAAATTGATTTGAGAAACAATTATTTCACTAGAGACATCAACTCTGTTCTATTCAATCAAGGCTCTTCCGATTTTGAATTAACGGCCGAATCTCCACTCATTGGGGTTGGAGAAGATGTTTCAGACTTTGGAATCAACTTCGATTTCAAAGGCAATAAAAGACCTTTAGGAACCGGATATGAACCTGGAGCTATAGAAATGGAATATTAA